A genomic region of Thunnus maccoyii chromosome 13, fThuMac1.1, whole genome shotgun sequence contains the following coding sequences:
- the LOC121910266 gene encoding RING finger protein 145-like, with translation MAVKDRVEAVLNVGLRVPSIMLLDVLYRWDVSSFFQKIQRSSLSNNPLFQYKYLALYLHYVGYILSLVLLTLPRQHLVKLYLYVLTALLLFAGHQVSRDYVRSELESGYEGPVYLEPLSMNRFTTALIGQLVVCTLCSCVMQTKRIWLFSAHLLPLVARLCLVPLETIVFINKFSMIFTGLEVIYFLASNLLVPYNLAKTAYRELAQVVEVYGLLALGMSLWNQLVLPVLFMCFWLLLFALQIYSYFSTRDQPTSRERLLFLFLTSIAECCSTPYSLLGLVFTVSFIALGVLTLCKFYLQGYRAFMNDNTMHRGMTEGITLLILAVQTGLIELQVIHRAFLLSIILFIVVASILQSMLEIADPIVLALGASRDKSLWKHFRAVSLCLFLLIFPAYMAYMICQFFHMDFWLLIIISSSILTSLQVLGTLLIYVLFMVEEFRKAPVENMDEVIYCVNGTYRLLEFLVAVCVVCYGVSETVFGEWSVMGSTIILVHSYYNVWLRAQLGWQSFLLRRDAVNKIKSLPTASNTQLEQYNDICAICYQDMTSAVITPCSHFFHAGCLKKWLYVQETCPLCHSQLKSQSPANTVPNQDTPAANQSPAGQEEAPANKKQKEEGVLPDDRKEEGTGTQEGDNGPAMSAGESSSSSCTPQHLDKAPSSSSSPSSPLVTESPQNQSPSDPTSLSSPSSSDTLDMLPSPPSPSISQHSTSQLLAQSDTTPAEPEPEPTPQQNPDSPPDSKGSSTGPSSQPDQTSPSSEEQSPPP, from the exons ATGGCAGTGAAGGACCGTGTAGAGGCGGTGCTCAATGTGGGTCTGCGTGTTCCCAGCATTATGCTGCTGGATGTCTTGTACCGCTGGGATGTCAGCTCCTTCTTCCAGAAGATCCAGCGCTCCAGCCTCTCCAACAACCCCCTGTTCCAGTACAAATACCTGGCGCTCTACCTGCACTACGTAG GTTACATCCTTAGCTTGGTGCTGCTGACCCTGCCTCGTCAGCACCTGGTTAAACTGTACCTGTACGTCCTTACGgccctgctgctgtttgctggTCATCAAGTCTCAAG GGATTATGTCCGCAGTGAACTGGAGTCTGGCTATGAAGGACCTGTCTACCTGGAACCCCTCTCCATGAACCGATTCACCACCGCACTCATAG GTCAGCTGGTAGTGTGCACGCTATGTTCCTGCGTGATGCAGACCAAGAGGATATGGCTTTTCTCTGCTCACCTCCTCCCTCTGGTGGCCAGACTGTGTCTGGTCCCACTGGAGACCATCGTCTTCATCAATAAGTTTTCCATGATCTTCACAGGCCTGGAGGTCATTTACTTCCTGGCTTCTAACTTACTGGTACCATATAACCTGGCCAAGACTGCCTACAGGGAGCTGGCTCAG GTGGTGGAAGTGTACGGGCTGCTAGCTTTGGGTATGTCTCTGTGGAACCAGCTGGTCCTCCCAGTTCTCTTCATGTGTTTCTGGCTGCTACTGTTCGCTCTGCAGATCTACTCGTACTTTAGCACCAGAGACCAGCCTACCTCAAGAGAGAGgctccttttcctctttcttacCAG TATTGCAGAATGTTGTAGTACACCGTACTCCCTACTGGGTTTGGTTTTTACCGTCTCTTTCATTGCTCTGGGAGTTCTCACACTCTGCAAGTTCTACCTGCAAGGCTACAGAGCCTTTATGAATGACAACACCATGCACAG AGGGATGACAGAAGGCATCACCCTGCTGATCCTCGCTGTCCAGACTGGCCTCATTGAGCTGCAGGTCATCCACCGagccttcctcctctccatcatccTCTTCATTGTTGTTGCCTCCATTCTGCAGTCCATGCTGGAGATAGCAGACCCCATAGTCCTGGCCCTGGGAGCATCCAGAGACAA GAGTTTGTGGAAGCACTTCCGagcagtgtctctgtgtttgttcctGCTGATCTTTCCAGCCTACATGGCCTATATGATCTGTCAGTTCTTCCACATGGACTTCTGGcttctcatcatcatctcctcctccatcctcacctcACTGCAG GTCCTCGGCACTCTGCTGATCTACGTTCTCTTCATGGTCGAGGAGTTTCGTAAGGCTCCAGTGGAGAACATGGATGAAGTTATCTACTGTGTCAATGGCACCTACCGACTACTGGAGTTCCTG GttgcagtgtgtgtggtgtgctACGGCGTGTCAGAGACGGTGTTCGGGGAGTGGAGTGTTATGGGCAGCACCATCATCCTGGTCCACTCGTACTACAACGTCTGGCTCAGAGCCCAGCTTGGCTGGCAAAGCTTCCTGCTCAGGAGAGACGCTGTAAACAAGATCAAAAGCCTCCCCACAGCGAGCAACACACAGCTGGAGCAGTACAATGACATCTGCGCTATCTGCTACCAG GACATGACCAGTGCTGTGATCACTCCATGCAGTCATTTCTTCCACGCTGGCTGTCTGAAGAAATGGCTTTATGTCCAGGAGACATGCCCTCTTTGTCACTCACAACTTAAGAGCCAATCACCAGCTAACACTGTCCCCAACCAAGACACtcctgcagccaatcagagcccTGCAGGCCAGGAAGAAGCACCAGCCAACAAGAAGCAAAAAGAAGAGGGCGTTCTTCCTGACgacaggaaggaggagggaacAGGAACGCAGGAGGGAgataatggacctgccatgtCAGCTGGAgaatcttcctcctcctcctgtacTCCGCAGCACCTTGACAAGGCTCCCTCATcgtcttcttctccttcttccccACTTGTGACTGAGTCTCCGCAGAACCAGTCGCCCTCAGATCCAACGTCTTTgtcttctccctcttcctctgacACATTGGACATGCTcccctctcctccatctccctccaTATCTCAGCACTCAACCTCACAGCTACTGGCCCAGTCAGACACGACACCTGCTGAACCTGAGCCTGAGCCCACGCCTCAGCAAAACCCAGACTCCCCACCGGACAGCAAGGGGTCATCAACTGGTCCATCATCACAGCCGGACCAGACCTCTCCATCTTCGGAGGAACAGTCTCCTCCTCCATGA